The following proteins are co-located in the Sulfitobacter guttiformis genome:
- a CDS encoding c-type cytochrome has translation METRNSVQRGQLVYAKECSQCHGPAGQGAGAAYSGTGVTPPNLTGLSQRNDGSFPKEFVRRFVMGLLEKDDPNSAMPEFAKTGLRHVYPNGGADGEVLEADFEDLLLYLESVQS, from the coding sequence GTGGAAACGCGCAATTCGGTGCAAAGAGGCCAACTCGTCTATGCAAAAGAATGCTCGCAATGTCATGGGCCAGCAGGACAAGGCGCAGGAGCAGCTTATTCAGGCACAGGCGTCACGCCACCAAATCTGACAGGTCTCAGCCAGCGTAACGACGGATCATTTCCGAAAGAGTTTGTCAGAAGGTTTGTCATGGGCTTGCTTGAAAAAGACGACCCCAATTCAGCCATGCCCGAGTTTGCCAAGACAGGACTGCGCCACGTCTACCCTAATGGTGGTGCAGATGGAGAGGTTCTTGAGGCTGACTTCGAAGATTTGCTCCTTTATCTGGAGTCGGTCCAAAGCTAG